From Microbacterium sp. LWH7-1.2:
GGACGGATGCTGCCGCCCGGCGCCGAGGGCCGGGCGGCAGCATCCGTCCGCTCCGTCAGCAGCGCGACGGCGAGTCCTGCCGCCAGCAGCACCCACCCGAGCCACGGCACCCGCACGACGAAGAACGCCGGGGCGGCGAGGCAGACGAGCAGGGCGGGAGCGAGGCCCCACGACCACGTGCGGACGGCCGGCGCGGGCGGGGCGTCGGGATGTGCGGGCATACGCGGCGGCTCCGGTCGGGTCGGATCGGGTCAGTGGTCGAGCGGGTGGTCGATCTCATCCTTCGACATGCGCGCGACGACGTAGGCGAGCGCGCCGAGGATCAGCGGGATCACGCCGGCCGCGATGAAGATGACCTCGACCGGCACGACCTCTGCGAGGGGTCCGGCGAGCGCCATCGACAGCGGCATGAGGGCCAGCGAGACGAAGAAGTCGAGACTCGAGATCCGGCCGAGCATATGGCGAGGCACCCGGCGCTGGAGCAGCGTGCCCCAGATCACGTTGCCGTAGCTGAAGCCGAAGCCGACGACGAACAGGCACAGCGCCATCAGCCAGTACTGGTGCGTGATGCCGACGATCGCGAAGGGCAGCGTGCTGAGGCCCCACACGCCCATCATGACCGTGAGGTAGCGGCGCGGGAGCTTTATCGACGACACGACGATCGACCCGAGCACGCCGCCGATGCCGTAGATCGCGAGGAGGAACCCGAACAGGCGCGGATCCTCGCCGATGCGGTCGCGCGTGACGAACGGCAGCAGCACTTCCTCGGGGCCGACGAACACGAGCACCCACCCCGTCGCGAAGAGCAGCGTCCACAGCAGCCACGGCGTGCGCACCGTGAATCCCACGGCCTCGCGCAGGTCGTGGAGCACGCCCCGCACCCCCTCCGGGGCATCGTGCTGCTCGCCCGGCGCGGCGGGCGGCTCGGGGCGCACAAACAGCAGCAGCACGAAGGCCAGCGCGTGCGCCGCGACGACCACCCACGCGGCATGCGCCGGCGCGAGCACCGCCGCGACGATCACACCGGCCGTCGCCGGGCCCGCCGCCTGCTGGAGGGCGGGGCGGATCGCCCCCTCGAGCCCGTTCGCCGCGAGCAGCTGAGCGGGCGGCAGGATGCGCGGCAGGATCGCGCTGTACGCGGGGAAGAAAAAGCCCGCACCCGCACCCATCACGAAAGCCACGACCGCGAGGTGCGGGATCGTCACCGCGCCGAACACGCCCGCCACCGCGACCGACGTGATCGCGAGCAGGTTCACGAGCTCGACGAGGCGCAGCAGCAGGCGGCGCGGCACGCGGTCGGCCGCGATGCCGCCAGGGATCGCGCAGACGAGCAACCCCACAGCGTTCGCCGCAGCCACGGCGGAGAGCTCGACCGGCCCGCCACCGGCGCCGATGACGGTGTAGACCATGACGACGGCCCACATGCCCGCGCCGAAGATCGACAGCACGACGGCGCCGAACAGCATCCGGAAGTCGCGGTGGCCGAGGGGCCGGACGAACCGCCACGGGTCACGGCTCGACAGCGGCTCCTCACGAGGCGGAGGCTCGCGCGCGGAGTCGGGCGTCGGTCCCGGGAGCGGGACCGGGCCGGTCACGGGTCCGGTGGGTCCGCTCATGACCTCGCGACGCGGCGATACGACAGATCCCGGATGTCGCGTCCCACGCGCGCGCCCTTGCGCTCGAACGCGGTGAGCACGCGGCCGTCGAAGCGCGGCGCCCACTCCCCCTCGAACGTCGCCTCGAAATCCGGCGCCGCCGACATGACCTCGCGCATCTGCAGCGCGTAGTCCTCCCAGTCGGTCGCGAGCCGCAGCATCCCGCCGTCCTTCAACGCACGTGCCGCGATCGCGCCGAAGCCCTCCGCGACCAGGCGGCGCTTGGTGTGCTTCTTCTTGTGCCACGGGTCGGGGAAGAAGATCCAGAGCTCGTCGACGGATGCCTCGGGCAGCAGGTGCTGCAGCACCTCAGGCGCGTTCGCCTCGACGAGGCGCAGGTTGCGCGCGCCCGCCCGGTCGGCGTCGAGCATGGTGCGGGCGAGTCCGGCCCGGAACACCTCGATCGCGAGGAAGTCCGCGTCAGGGCGCGACGTCGCGGCGTGCACGATCGCGTGGCCCTGGCCCGAGCCGATCTCGACGATGAGCGGCGCTTCGCGCCCCCACACCGCCGCGGGGTCGATCGTCGAGTCCGGCAGGATGCTCGTGGCCGCACGGTCGCGCGGCACCTCGATCACGAAGTGCGGGGCGAGCTCGCTCCACGCGCGCTCCTGCGCGTCGGACATCCTGCCGCTGCGCCGTACGAACGACACCGGCTTCTCACGGAAGGTGCGGGGCTCGGGCGCGGGCGTGGCAGGGTTCGTCACCCCACCAGGCTACCCAGGGCGACCCACGAATCCCGCGAGAGTACAGCTACCGGGGGACGGTGACGAAGTCGATGAGCTCCTCGACGCGGCCGAGGAAGGCGGGCTCGAGGTCGCGATAGGACTTCACCGATGCGAGGATGCGCTGCCACGCCCGGGCGATGTCGGCCTGGTCGCGTGCGGGCCAGCCGAGCGCGCGGCACACGCCGACCTTGAACTCGATGCCGCCCGGCACGTCGGGCCAGCGGTCGATGCCGACGGCGCGGGGCGTGACGCACTGCCACACGTCGATCCACGGGTGGCCGACGATCAGCACGTGCCTGCCGTGGCGGCCGCGCGCGATCGCGTCGGCGATGCGCGACTCCTTCGAGCCGGGCACGAGATGGTCCACGAGCACGCCGTAGCGGCGCTCGGCCGACGGCGGCTCCTCGTCGAGCGCGGCGTCGAGCAGGTCGATGCCCTGCAGGTATTCGACGACGACGCCCTCCTCGCGGAGGTCGTCGCCCCACACCCTCTCGACGAGCTCGGCATCGTGCCGGCCCTCGACGAGGATGCGGCTGGCCCGCGCGACGCGCGCACGCGACTCCGCCGCCGCGAACGAACCCGAGGCGGTGCGCTTCGGGCCGGTCGGGGCGGCGGCGGGCGCGGGCGGCCCGAGCACGACGTCCTTGCCGTCGATGAGGAACCCGGCGCCCAGCGGGAACAGCCGGCGGCGGCCGCGGCGGTCCTCGAGCTCCACCATGCCGCCGGACGCACCGACGACGGCGCCGCAGAAGCCGTCGTCCGCCACCTCGACGACGAGATCACGGGATGCTGCCACCCGCGGCAGCTCCCGCACCCCGTGGCCCTTCCAGCCCGTGGCCAGCACATCGGCGCCGTAGCGATCGTCCATGGTCCTCCTCCGGATCGGCCAGGCTACCTGCCCGCCCGCGCCCGGCCGGGGAGCGACCCGCGCCCGGCCGGGGAGCCGTCCGCGTCCGGCCGGTGCGCGACCCGCGCCCACGCGGGGCGGCCACGCGGGGCGGCGCCCACGCAGGCCGCGCCCGGCGCAGCACGCCGGGAGCGCAGCATCCGTCCCTCCGCTCACTGATCCGGAATTCGGACAGTCGCCGCGTTTCCGGGCCATCGCGGGTGCGCGGGTCCGGAAAGCGTCAGAAAATCCGAATTCCGGATCCGCGAAATGGCGGCTGCAGATGCCTCCGGATACGTTCTCGGCGAACACACATGAGGCGTCGGGGCCGTGGGCTATCGTCGTATCCCCGCGGCTGAATAGACTCGCGGGAGGGGGAACCCGAGTCCCAGAGGGGGGATCGATGCGACTGCGATGGGCTGCAGCGCTGGCGTCCGCTGCGGTGGTCGCGGTCACGGCGATCGGCGCCGGAGCAGCGCTCGCGACTCCCCCGGTCACGCTCGGCTCGGGCTACGTGCTCGACGACGCCGACGTGCTGTCGCCGGGCGAGGAGTCCGAGGCGCAGAGCCGCCTCGAGCAGCTCAAGACCGACACCGGGCTCGACCTGTGGGCCGTGTACGTCGACCAGTTCTCCGATCCGTCGGCCGCCGCGGACTGGGCGAACCAGACCGCCGACGACAACGGGCTGGGTCCGACGCAGTACCTCCTCGCGATTTCGACCGAGGGCCGCCAGTACTACCTGTCGGCCGACTCGTCGGGGCCGCTGAGCGAGGACCAGGTCGCCGCGATCGAGCAGCAGCAGATCCAGCCCGCCCTCCGGCAGGACGACTGGCTCGGCGCCGTGGATGCGGCGGCCGACGGAATGACCGAGGCCGTCGGTGGAAGCGGCGCCCCGGGCACGGACTCGGGCGGCAGCGGATGGTTCACGTGGCTGCTCGTCGTCGTCGTGGTCGGCGTCGGCATCGTTCTGCTCGTGATGTTCCTGCGCCGCCGCAAGAAGGGCGCCGTGACCGCCGGCCCCGCGGGTCCGCCTCAGCCGAGCATCGAAGACCTCGAGAGACGCGCGTCGTCGATGCTCGTCGAGACCGACGACGCCATCAAGACCAGCGCGCAGGAGCTGGGCTTCGCGAAGGCTCAGTTCGGGGATGCCGCGACCACCGAGTTCGAGGCCGCGCTCGTGACCGCGCAGCGGAGCCTCGACGAGGCGTTCGGACTCAAGCAGAAGCTCGAGGACCACATCCCCGATTCCGAGCAGGACGCGCGCGCCTGGAACGAGCGGATCATCGCCCTCTGCGAGGCCTCCAACGCACTCCTCGACGAGAAGGCCGCGGCGTTCGACGAGCTGCGCAAGCTCGAGCAGAACGCCCCAGAGGCGCTCGCGCGCGTGCACGACGCGAAGGCGAAGGCGGCGGCATCCCTCGACCAGGCGGCGTCCCGGTTGCGGAGTCTGCAGACGGCGTACGCACCCGAGGCGCTGGCGACCGTCGTCGACAACCCCGAGCAGGCGCGGCAGCGCCTCGCGTTCGCCGACGAGCAGCTCGCCGCCGCGCAGGTGGCGGTCGGCGCGGGCGACGGCGGCGAGGCCGCCGTCGGCATCCGGGCCGCCGAAGAGGCCGTCGGCCAGGCGACGCTGCTCGAGGACGCCATCGACAAGCTCGCGACGGACCTCGCCGAGGGTGAGCGCAACGCCGTGGCCCTCGTGGCCGAACTCGAGTCCGACATCGCGGCGGCCTCGGCCCTGCCCGACGCCGACGGACGGATCGCAGGCGTCATCGCGTCGACGAGGCAGCAGCTCGACGCCGCCCGCGCCCAGCTCACCGGTGCCGCCAAGCGCCCGCTCGCGGCCTTGCAGAGCCTCGAAGCGGCGAACACGCAGATCGACGCGCTCGTGCAGGGCGTGCGGGATGCCGAGGTCCAGGCCCAGCGCGCACGTCAGATGGTCGGTCAGGTCATGATGCAGGCGCAGGCTCAGGTGTCGGCCGCCGAAGACTACATCACTGCGCGGCGCGGCGCGGTCGGCGCCCAGGCGCGGACGCGTCTCGCCGAAGCCGGCGCCTCACTCGCCCGTGCGCAGGCGCTGCAGGCGAGCGACCCGCAGCAGGCGATGCAGCAGGCGCAGCGCGCCGATCAGCTCGCGGGGCAGGCGATCCAGCTCGCGCAGAACGACGTGGGCGCGTTCGACGGCGGCATGGGCGGCATGTTCGGCGGCGGCCAGCAGGGCGGGCAGTCCGGCGGCGGCATGCTCGGCGCCGTCCTCGGCGGCATCGTGCTCAACTCCGTGCTGGGCGGGGGTCGCTCCTCAGGCGGCATGGGCGGCGGCATGGGCGGCGGCCTCGGCGGCATGCTGGGCGGCGGCGGGCGCTCGTCGGGCGGCATGCGACCCGGTAGCTTCGGAGGCGGCGGCACGCGCGCCCGCCGAGGAGGTGGCCGCTTCTGACCCGAAACCGCGCAGCCGCCCGCGCGCAGCGGGCCGCGGCATCCGTCTCCAGACCAGACTCACCGACCCCGAACTGAAGTCCGACAGGAAGGAAATCCGATGGCGAAGCAGTCCATCTTCGGTCGCATCTCGACCCTCATGAAGGCGAACATCAACGCACTCCTCGACTCTGCCGAGGACCCGCAGAAGATGCTCGACCAACTCGTGCGCGACTACACGAACTCGATCGCCGACGCCGAGTCGGCGATCGCGGAGACCATCGGCAACCTGCGCCTGCTCGAGCGCGACCACCAGGAGGACGTGCAGGCGGCCGCCGAATGGGGCAACAAGGCCCTCGCCGCCAGCCGCAAGGCCGACGAGCTGCGCAAGACCGGCAACACCACCGATGCCGACAAGTTCGACAACCTCGCCAAGATCGCGCTGCAGCGCCAGATCAGCGAGGAGAACGAGGCGAAGGCGATCGCGCCGACCATCGCGACGCAGAACGAGGTCGTCGACAAGCTCAAGGACGGCCTCAACGGCATGAAGCAGAAGCTCGAGCAGCTTCGCTCCAAGCGCGCCGAGCTGCTCGCGCGCGCCAAGACCGCCGAGGCTCAGAACAAGGTGCACGACGCCGTCAAGTCGATCGACGTGCTCGACCCGACGAGCGAGCTCGGCCGGTTCGAAGACAAGGTGCGCCGCCAGGAGGCCCTCGCCGCCGGCAAGCAGGAGCTCGCCGCGTCGAGCCTGGACCAGCAGTTCAACGCCCTCGAGGACGTCGGGGAGCTGACCGAGGTCGAGGCCCGTCTGGCCGCGCTCA
This genomic window contains:
- a CDS encoding MFS transporter, which produces MSGPTGPVTGPVPLPGPTPDSAREPPPREEPLSSRDPWRFVRPLGHRDFRMLFGAVVLSIFGAGMWAVVMVYTVIGAGGGPVELSAVAAANAVGLLVCAIPGGIAADRVPRRLLLRLVELVNLLAITSVAVAGVFGAVTIPHLAVVAFVMGAGAGFFFPAYSAILPRILPPAQLLAANGLEGAIRPALQQAAGPATAGVIVAAVLAPAHAAWVVVAAHALAFVLLLFVRPEPPAAPGEQHDAPEGVRGVLHDLREAVGFTVRTPWLLWTLLFATGWVLVFVGPEEVLLPFVTRDRIGEDPRLFGFLLAIYGIGGVLGSIVVSSIKLPRRYLTVMMGVWGLSTLPFAIVGITHQYWLMALCLFVVGFGFSYGNVIWGTLLQRRVPRHMLGRISSLDFFVSLALMPLSMALAGPLAEVVPVEVIFIAAGVIPLILGALAYVVARMSKDEIDHPLDH
- the trmB gene encoding tRNA (guanosine(46)-N7)-methyltransferase TrmB; amino-acid sequence: MTNPATPAPEPRTFREKPVSFVRRSGRMSDAQERAWSELAPHFVIEVPRDRAATSILPDSTIDPAAVWGREAPLIVEIGSGQGHAIVHAATSRPDADFLAIEVFRAGLARTMLDADRAGARNLRLVEANAPEVLQHLLPEASVDELWIFFPDPWHKKKHTKRRLVAEGFGAIAARALKDGGMLRLATDWEDYALQMREVMSAAPDFEATFEGEWAPRFDGRVLTAFERKGARVGRDIRDLSYRRVARS
- a CDS encoding DUF3097 family protein, with protein sequence MDDRYGADVLATGWKGHGVRELPRVAASRDLVVEVADDGFCGAVVGASGGMVELEDRRGRRRLFPLGAGFLIDGKDVVLGPPAPAAAPTGPKRTASGSFAAAESRARVARASRILVEGRHDAELVERVWGDDLREEGVVVEYLQGIDLLDAALDEEPPSAERRYGVLVDHLVPGSKESRIADAIARGRHGRHVLIVGHPWIDVWQCVTPRAVGIDRWPDVPGGIEFKVGVCRALGWPARDQADIARAWQRILASVKSYRDLEPAFLGRVEELIDFVTVPR
- a CDS encoding TPM domain-containing protein; translation: MRLRWAAALASAAVVAVTAIGAGAALATPPVTLGSGYVLDDADVLSPGEESEAQSRLEQLKTDTGLDLWAVYVDQFSDPSAAADWANQTADDNGLGPTQYLLAISTEGRQYYLSADSSGPLSEDQVAAIEQQQIQPALRQDDWLGAVDAAADGMTEAVGGSGAPGTDSGGSGWFTWLLVVVVVGVGIVLLVMFLRRRKKGAVTAGPAGPPQPSIEDLERRASSMLVETDDAIKTSAQELGFAKAQFGDAATTEFEAALVTAQRSLDEAFGLKQKLEDHIPDSEQDARAWNERIIALCEASNALLDEKAAAFDELRKLEQNAPEALARVHDAKAKAAASLDQAASRLRSLQTAYAPEALATVVDNPEQARQRLAFADEQLAAAQVAVGAGDGGEAAVGIRAAEEAVGQATLLEDAIDKLATDLAEGERNAVALVAELESDIAAASALPDADGRIAGVIASTRQQLDAARAQLTGAAKRPLAALQSLEAANTQIDALVQGVRDAEVQAQRARQMVGQVMMQAQAQVSAAEDYITARRGAVGAQARTRLAEAGASLARAQALQASDPQQAMQQAQRADQLAGQAIQLAQNDVGAFDGGMGGMFGGGQQGGQSGGGMLGAVLGGIVLNSVLGGGRSSGGMGGGMGGGLGGMLGGGGRSSGGMRPGSFGGGGTRARRGGGRF
- a CDS encoding PspA/IM30 family protein → MAKQSIFGRISTLMKANINALLDSAEDPQKMLDQLVRDYTNSIADAESAIAETIGNLRLLERDHQEDVQAAAEWGNKALAASRKADELRKTGNTTDADKFDNLAKIALQRQISEENEAKAIAPTIATQNEVVDKLKDGLNGMKQKLEQLRSKRAELLARAKTAEAQNKVHDAVKSIDVLDPTSELGRFEDKVRRQEALAAGKQELAASSLDQQFNALEDVGELTEVEARLAALKSGAPVQAAIEN